A region of the Sphingomonas sp. S2-65 genome:
CGAGGAGGCCGGTCTGCGCGTCGTCGCTTCCAAGCGCATCCAGATGAGCCGCGAGCAGGCTGAGGGCTTTTACGGCGTTCACCGCGAACGCCCGTTCTTCAACGACCTGGTCGAATTCATGATCTCCGGCCCGGTCGTCGTGCAGGTGCTCGAGGGCGAGAACGCCGTGCAGCGCAACCGCGACATCATGGGCGCCACCAACCCGGCCAACGCCGACGCCGGCACGATCCGCAAGGAACTGGCCGAGTCGATCGAAGCCAATTCGGTGCACGGATCGGACTCGGAAGAGAATGCCGAGATCGAGATCAACTTCTTCTTCAAGCCCGAAGAGATCGTCGGCTGACGATCGCTTCCTTGCGGTGAAGCTGAAAGGCCGGGGCTTTGCCTCGGCCTTTCTCTTTTGGGCCGCGGCCCCTACTTCAAGCGCTTCCTCCACTCCGAGTAGTTTCATGCTTCGCCTGTCCGGACTTGCCCTGCCGCTCGACCACGCGCCCGAGGCGATCCCGGCTGCGATCGCCAAGCGGCTCGGCGTCGAACCGGAAGCGGTACGCGAGTATCGCGTGTTCAAGCGCGGCAACGATGCGCGGCGGAAGAACGCGATCCAGCTGGTCTATACGCTCGATGTGACGCTCGCCGACGAGGCCGCGGTGCTCGAGCGGCTGGCGAACGACAAGGACGTGCGGGCCACGCCGGATATGGCGTACCGTTTCGTCGCGCAGGCGCCGCAGGGCTGGAGCGGACCGCGGCCGGTGGTGATCGGGGCGGGGCCGTGCGGTTTGTTCGCCGGGTTGATCCTGGCGCAAATGGGCTTTCGCCCGATCATCCTGGACCGCGGCAAGATCGTTCGCGAGCGAACCAAGGACACTTGGGGACTTTGGCGCAAATCCGAGCTTAATCCGGACTCCAACGTGCAGTTCGGTGAGGGCGGGGCGGGGACCTTTTCCGACGGCAAGCTCTATTGCCGGGTCAAGGACCCGCGCTTCCTGGGCCGCAAGGTGCTTGAGGAGTTCGTCACGGCCGGTGCGCCCGACGACATCCTGTGGGAAGCGCATCCGCATATCGGGACCTTTCGCCTGGTCACGATGGTCGAGAGCATGCGGCGCACGATCGAAGCGCTGGGCGGCGAGTATCGCTGGCAGACGCGCGTCGATGATCTGGCGCTGGATCGGCTTGCGGATGGGCGGCAGAAGCTGCGCGGCCTGCATTTGCACGACGGCAGCTTCCTGGAAGCCGATCATGTCGTTTTGGCGGTGGGCCATAGCGCCCGGCCGACGTTCGAGATGCTGCATCAGCGCGGTGTGCATATCGAGGCCAAGCCGTTCTCGATCGGGGTTCGGATCGAGCATCCGCAGAGCTGGGTGGATCAGGCGCGCTTCGGAAAATGCGCGAAGCACCCCGATTTGGGTGCTGCGGCCTACAGCCTGGCGCATCACTGTGAGAATGGACGCACCGTCTACAGCTTCTGCATGTGCCCAGGCGGGCGGGTGGTAGCGGCGACGTCGGAGGAAGGGCGCGTGGTCACCAACGGCATGAGCCAATATTCACGTGCCGAGTTCAACGCGAATTCGGGACTGGTGGTCGGGATCGATCCGGCACGCGATTATCCGGAAGGGCCGCTGGCCGGCATCGACTTGCAGCGGCATTGGGAGTCGCTTGCCTTCGTTGCGGGGGGATCGAACTATCATGCGCCCGCGCAGACGGTCGGCGATTTCCTCGCGGGGCGGCCTTCGACTGCGCTGGGCGAGGTTGTTCCTTCCTACAAGCCTGGAGTCACGCCGACCGACCTGTCCACCTGCCTGCCCGAATTCGTGCTGGAGTCGTTCCGCGAGGCACTGCCGGCGTTCGGTCGGCAGATCGCGCGTTACGACCACCCCGAAGCGGTAATGACAGGGGTGGAAACGCGGACATCGTCCCCGATCCGGATCACGCGCGGCGCCGACTTCCAGAGCCTGAACGTCGAACGGCTGTTCCCGGCCGGAGAAGGTGCCGGCTATGCCGGCGGCATCCTCTCGGCGGCGATAGACGGGATCAAAGTGGCCGAGGCCGTGGCGAAGAGCATCACCGCGGCCTGACCGCCTGCAAGGCCGACCGTTATCGGCCCCAGGCGCGCTATTTCACCCTTCCACAACAGCAGCGACGACGTTGTCCAACTATCCCGTGGTGCGCGGCAGGGTGATCGTCGCGAGCAGTCCTCCGCCCTCGCGGTTGGCGAGGGTGATCGTTCCGCCGGCATCGCTGACGATGGCGTTGGCGAGCGCGAGGCCGAGGCCGATCCCGCCCGTGTCGCGGTTGCGGGACGTCTCGAGGCGCGTGAATGGGGCGAACACCGCGGCGAGCTTGTCGTCGGGGATGCCGGGGCCGCGATCGGCGACTTCGATGCGGACCTGCTCGGATGCCGGCACCAGCCGGACCTCGGCACCGCCGGCATATTTGACGGCGTTCTCGATCAGGTTGCGGACGGCGCGCCGCATCAACGCGGAACGGAGATGCATGCGCAGCCGCGGCGCCTCCTCGAACTGCACATCGTGATCCAGGTCGCGAAAGTCCTCTACCACCGCGTCGATCAGCGCTGAGAGGTCGACATCGGTGGGCGGCTCGCTGGGGCGGCCGAGGCGCGCGAGCGACAGGATATCTTCCAGCGTGCGGTTCATCTCGTCGATCGTGTCGGCCATGCGGTTGCGGTCGTCGTCGTCCTCTACCGACTCGATCCGTACGCGTAGCGCCGCCAGCGGCGTGCGCAGGTCGTGGCCGATCGCACCGAGCATCCGGTCTTTCTCGTCGAGCATCGCCGTCACGCGGCGGCTGAGATGATTATAGGCGCCGATCACCGCGCGGACGTCGCTGGGGCCGCTTTCCTCGAGAGGGGGGTCGCCGTTGCCCGGACGGAAGCTGCGCGCGGCGAGCGCGAGGGTGCGTAGCGGGCGAGCGATGCGGCGGCCGGCGAGCAGCAGCGGGATCAGGACGACGATGTAGAGGATCAGCGTCTGGCCGGCGAGCTGCCAGATGAGTCCGCGCTCCATCCGGGGCCAGCCCGATCGTAGCGACAGCCAGCGGTGGCCCGGCAGCTCGACGGCGACGCGCAATTCGCCGCCGGCGCGGCGCAGGCGCTCCGCGCGGTTGGCCGGCATGCCGGGAAGCGGGTGATCCGGCCCGATACGTTCGGTGGTGACGACCACCTGGAGCGGGCGGATGCCGGCGTCCTGAAGGCTTTGGCGGAAATCTGCCTCAAGGTCGCTGCGCCGTTCGCCCCCGGGGATCGGATTGGCTGCTGACACCTGGACGCGCGAGCCGCCTTGCGGAGCATCGCCGTCGTGCCGGCCGCGCGGCCGCTCGGGCTGTGCCGGGTTGGCCAGGCGCTCGCTGGTGTCGACCAGCCGCGTCACGGCGGGGACGATGACCTGACCGTAGCGGAAGGCACGACGCTCCCGCAGCAGCATGGCGAAGTTGATCGCCTGGGCGACGAACAGCGCCAGCGCGACGAGCAGCGCCATCTGGCCCGCCAGACTCTTGGGGAGCAGGCGCCTCAAAGGCGGGTAACTTCGGCGGCAAGCGTGTAGCCGCCGCCCCAGACGGTCTTGATGATCGTCGGGTTCTTGGCGTCCGGCTCGATCTTCTTGCGCAGGCGGCTAACCTGGTTGTCGATCGCGCGGTCGAACGCCGCGGCCTCGCGGCCTTGGGTGAGATCGAGTAGCTGGTCGCGAGTGAGCACCTGGCGCGGCCGGGTGACGAGCGCGTGGAGCAGGCTGTACTCGCCGGTCGACAGCGGCACGGATACGCCTTCGCGGTCCACCAGCGTCCGCTCGCCGGCCTTCAGCACCCAGCCGGCGAATGCGAAGCTGCCCGCTTCCGGCGCATGCTGCTTGGTGCCGCCGGCCTGGATGCGGCGAAGCACGACTTTGATCCGAGCGGCGAGTTCGCGCGGGCTGAACGGCTTCACCACATAATCGTCGGCGCCCATCTCCAGTCCGACGATGCGGTCGGTCTCCTCCGCCCGGGCGGTGAGCAGGATGACCGGCGTGTCGCTGGTCTCGCGGATATGGCGGCAGAGCGACAATCCGTCCTCGCCCGGCATCATGATGTCGAGCACCACCAAGTCGATCGCATAGGCCGTCATGCGCGCCCGGGCACCCTCGGCGTCGCCAGCCTGAGTCACGCGGAAGCCCTGCTTCGTCAGATATTGGGCAAGGGGTTCCCGGATCGAGCGCTCGTCGTCGACGAGGAGGAGATGCGGCATTTCGGACATGATGTCACCGTAACAACTCACTGAGTGAAGGGAAGTGCCGGGGCGCTGCAGCAGCGGCCCGGCACGCGCTTAGCGGGGGGCCGGAGCGGGAACACCGTGATGGCGTCCGTGGCCGCGCATCGCCTTGTGCTTGGCGTGTGCCGCCTCGCGTTCGGCCTTGTCGATCCTGCCGTCGTGGTTGGAGTCGATCCGATCAAAGCGGGCGGTGGCGATCGTCCGTGCTTCGGCCAGGCTGACCGAGCCGTTGCCGTCGGTGTCGGCGCGTGGCTTCATTCCTCGGCCGTCGGGCGAGCCGCCGGCGGAGCGCTTTGCCTGCCACACCTGACGCGCCGCCTGGCGTTCGGCGTCCGACAGCGTGCCGTCCTTGTCAGCATCGAAGCGGTCGAGCATCCGCTGGTGGAAGCCGGCACGCTTGGCGTCGTCGGCGCCGCCGCGCTTGTACGTGCCGCCGTGGTGGCGTTTGGTGGCGCGATGCTCCTCGCGGCTGAGCTGGCCGTCCTTGTTGGTGTCGAGCTTGGCGAAGCGCGCGTCCGCGGCGGCGAGCGCCTCCTGACGAGTGAGGATGCCGTCATGGTTCGCATCGGCCTGCATCATCGGTCCGCCGCGTCCGGGGGCCTGCTGAACCGCGGCATAAGCGGGGCTGCCGAGCAGCGTCGCGCCGAGCAGGGTGGCAAGGATGGCCTTCTTCATGGTCGCGGAACTCCTGTGCACGATCCGCGGGAGGCTTTCCGCGGTTGATGCACTTCTGGACCCGGCGTGTCGCAAGCCTTTGTCGGACACGGCACGAAACTGTCGCAACTTGTCGCGGTGCGACCCTAGGCGGTGAAGTGGCCGCGTAGCGCGCGCTTCAGGATCTTGCCGAGGGCGTTGCGCGGTATGTCGGCGATCGGATGCAGTCGGGACAGGCGCTGGGTCTTGCCGAGCCGGGCGTTGCACCAGGCGAGGAGCTCGTCCGGGTCCGCGGCGCCGACGAAGAACCCGGCCGGCGTTTCGCCCCAGCGCTCGGACGGTACGCCGATGACGGCGCAGTCCTCGACTTGCGGATGCTGGACCAGCACGGCCTCGAGATCGGACGGGAAGACGTTGAAGCCGCCCGAGATGATCAGGTCCTTCTTGCGGTCGACCAGCGTCAGAAAGCCGTCTTCATCGAAGCGGCCGAGATCGCCGTGGCGGATGAACGGGCGGCCTTCCGCATCGTGCCAGAAGGCGGCGGCGCCCACCTCCTCCCGGCCGTGATAGCCGGTCATCATCGCCGCGGATCGGCCGACCACTTCGCCGATGTCGCCGGGCGGCAATTCGCGTCCTTCGTCGTCGATGATGCGGATGTCGTGTCCCGGCAGCGGCGTGCCGACGGTGTGGAGCTTGGCGGGGTGGGCGTTGCAGACCAGGATGGTGGTGCCGCCGCCTTCGCTCATCCCGTAATATTCGACGAGCAGTCCCGGCCAGCGCGCGAGGATGTCTGCCTTCAGCGTGGCGGGGCAGGGCGCGCTCGAACAGGTCTTGAGCCGGAAGCTCGACAGGTCGAAGCGGTCGAAATCGGGGAGTGCCAGGATCCTCTGGTATTGCACGGGCACGAGCATGGCGACGGTGGCGCGGTGGCGCTCGGCCTGGACGAGGAACTCGCGCGCATCGAACCTGGGCATCAGCACCACCGTGCCGCCCCAGCCAAGCGTTGGCAGGAAGCTGACCAGGGTGGTGTTCGAATAGAGCGGCGTCGCCACCAGCGTGACGGCGCTGTCGAAGCCGGCGGGGGCGCGGGCGATGTGGAACCAGCGCATCGCATGCGGCTGGACGATGCCCTTGGGCGTGCCGGTGGTGCCCGAGGAATAGATGATGTTGAACGGGTGCTCGGGCCCCACGGGCACCGGGAGCGGCTGGGCATCCTTGGGCGCGAGCCAGGCATCGAGCGCGTCGAGACGGAGGGTGCGCGCCGGCAGCGGCAGCGTGGCGAACTCCGCGTCCACGAAGGCGATCGGCGCGGCGCAGTCGCGCACCATCGCCGCAAGCTGATCGGGAGTGGCCGAGGTCGCGAGCGGTGCGGGGACGCAGCCTGCCCGGAGCGCGCCGAGGAAGATCAGCCCGAATGCGACTGAATTGCTGCCGAGGATGACGACCGCAGTGCCCGCGCCGAGACCGTCGCGCTGGAGTGCCGCCGCGACGCGGTCGACCCCCCGGTCCAGCGCGGCATAGCTCAGGCGCTCGTCGCCGCAGACAATGGCCGGCTTATCGGGGCGCTCGCGCCCGTGCGCCCGGATAAGATCTGCCACGTTCGCGAAGTCGCTGCCGAGCAGAACCTCGGCCGCTGATGTCGTTTGCCCCATGCGCTCCCGCTAAGCGAGCCCGGTGGCGATTGCCAGAGGGCTCGCAAGGGTTGGCGGCGTCGTCAGGCCTTTGTGGCGGCGGTCTGCCCGAACAGGATCTTCTTTTGCGCGTCGGTCATCGGCGAATTGGAGGGGCGGATTTCCTCGCCCTTGGCATAGGCGCGGACGGTTGCGGGGCGCGCCTTGATCGCCTGGAACCAGCGCTTGATGTTGGGGAAGTCGTCGAGGTTCTGCTTGTGCGCTTCGTGGGGCACGATCCAGGGATAGCAGGCCATGTCGGCGATCGAATAGTCGCCGGCGATGAACTCGCGGCCTTCCAGCCGCCGGTCGAGCACTCCGTACAGCCGGTTGGTCTCGTTGGTGTAGCGGTCGATGGCGTAGGCGATCTTCTCGGGCGCGTAGATGTTGAAGTGGCCGTTCTGGCCCGCCATCGGCCCGAGGCCACCCATCTGCCACATCAGCCATTGCAGCTGATCGACCTTGGCGCGCTCGTCCGGGCCGAAGAAGCGGCCGGTCTTGTTGGCGAGATAGATCAGGATCGCGCCGCTTTCGAAAACGGTGATCGGATCGCCGCCATCCTGCGGCGTGCGGTCGATGATAGCGGGCATGCGGTTGTTGGGCGAGAATGCAAGGAACGCCGGGTCGAACTGCTCGCCGGTGCCGATGTTCACCGGCTTGAGCTTATAGTTGAGCCCCGCTTCTTCGAGAAAGAGAGTGATCTTGTGGCCATTGGGAGTGGGCCAGTAATAAAGCTCGATCATCGCAACGGTCTCCGGCGTCGTGGAAGGCCGGACATAGGTAGCGGCGATCGTTGCGCAATCGTGATGCGCGAACTTCCTCTGCGCGGCGGACCCGCGTGCCGACGGGCGAGCAACATTTCGAAATAAAGGTTCTGTGGCCCGATCGTGGGGATTGGCTTGGCGATGCGCGCGCCACTCTGGGCCGGAGCGCTTGTTTCGCTTGACGACGATCCCTCAACATAGTGTTATTCGAGGGTAGGGTATGGAACCGGCAAGTGTTCCAGCCAACAGGGAGAGGAAAGATGATGCGGCTACGCCTTTTGTCGGCCTGCGCAGTGTCGGCCATGATCATGGCTTCGGCAGCGCCGGCTTATGCCCAGGACAGCAGCGACGTTCAGACCGCGGGTACCGATCCGCTCGAGCAGGCCGCAGTTTCCTCTCAAGGCGATGACGGGGACAATGAAGAGATAGTGGTCACCGCGCAGGGGCGTGTCCAGGCCCTGTCCGACGTCCCGCTGGCTGTGTCAGCGGTCACGTCGGAGCAATTGGAGCGGACGGGGGCGACCGACATCCGCCAGCTGAACCAGGTGGCGCCCTCGCTGCTCGTTTCCTCCACCGGGAACGAGGCCAATGCCTCGGCGCGTATCCGCGGCGTCGGCACCGTAGGCGACAATCCGGGGCTCGAAAGCTCGGTCGCGACCTTTATCGACGGCGTGTACCGCTCGCGTACCGGCCTTGGGCTCAACGATTTGGGGGAAATCGAGCGAGTCGAGATCCTGCGCGGCCCGCAGGGCACGCTGTTCGGGCGCAATGCATCGGCCGGGCTGCTGAACATTGTCACCAAGGGGCCGTCCTTCACCTTTGGCGGGATGGCGGAGGCGACCTATGGCAATTACGACTTCTGGCGTTTCCAGGGCGCGGTGACCGGTCCGCTGACCGACCAGCTCGCATTCCGCCTGGACGGCCTCTACGCCAAGCGCGACGGCTATCTGAAGGATGTGAATACCGGCGACCGCTTCAACGACCGCGACCGTTATCTGGTCCGCGGGCAGCTGCTGTTCGAGCCGAGTTCCGATCTGTCAGTCCGGCTGATCGCCGATTACAGCCACCGCAAGGAGGATTGCTGTGCAGCCGTGTTCGCGACCGCGGACGTAGCGCCGGCCAACCAGGGGCTGATCACCCCGACAAGTTCGGTCGCGCGGGTGCTGACCGGCATCACCGGCACGACCTTCGCCCAGTATTTCCCGGCGGCGAACGACGCCTATTCGCGCCGTGTCGCGGTGTCGCCCAACCGCAGCTATGGAGGCGAAACCGAGGATTATGGCTTTTCCGGCGAGATCAACTGGAAGCTGGGCGGCGCTTCGCTGACGTCGATCACCGCCTATCGCAAGTACAGCGCGTATCAGGCGTCGGACGCGGATTACGGGCTGGCCGACATACTCTATTTCGGGCCGGATACCGGCCGCGAATTCCGGACGTTCTCGCAGGAGCTCCGGCTGCAAGGCAACGCATTCGGAGACAGACTGGATTGGCTGGTCGGCGGCTATTACGCGAACGAAAAGCTGCAAACGCGGCAGGAGCTGAAGTTCGGCAACGATTATGGCCGCTTCGCCAGCTGCCGGATCGCCTTGTCGGCGCTCGGGGCGATCTCACCCACCAATGTCGGCTGCCTCAGCCCGGCCACGGTGGCGGGGTTGAACTCGGGGCTCTCTCCGCTTGGTCCGCTCGGACCCGTGGCGGTGGCAGGGCTGCGGCTGCTCGATACGGTGCGCGACGTCGGTGACGACACCGCCAACTTCAATCAGACCAGCGAGAACTTCGCGTTCTTCACGCACAACATCGTGCATCTCACCGATCGCCTCGACCTGACTCTTGGGCTGCGCTACACCAACGAAACCAAGACGCTTGGTGCGGACTTCAACAACACCAATACGGTGTGCCCCACCGCGCAGCGTACTTTGCTGCCCTATCTTGCTGCGTCGCAAGCGTTGATCGGCGGGATCATCTCGCTGGCGTGCCAGGGCGGATCCTCTTCGGGGGTGAATGGCCTGACGCTGGACGACCAGCGCAAGGAGGACCGGTTCACCGGCACGGCGATCCTGTCGTACAAGCCGACCGACGACCTGCTACTCTACGGCAGCTATTCGCGCGGCTACAAGGCAGGCGGCTTCAACCTGGATCGGTCGGCGTTCCGCAATCCGGTGGCGACCCAGCCATTCCCGATTTTCCCAGCCACGCCGGCCAATGCCGACTTCTATGAAGACGTGCTGCAGTTCGACGAAGAGACGGTCAATGCGTATGAACTGGGGATCAAGTTCACCCGGCCGCACTTCAACATCAACATCGCCGCGTTCCGGCAGGAATTCAGCAATTTCCAGCTGAACACGTTCAACGGCACTGTCTACATCGTCCAGAACATCAACGGGTGCAGCGACGATCTGGGCGGGCTGGACCGCGACCTGAGCCCGGCCACCGGAAGCTGCGCGGGCGACATCAAGCCGGGGGTGATTTCCAAGGGAATCGAAGTGGAGTTCGGCATGTCGCCGTCGCGCGACCTGCGCACGAACTTCGGCGTGACCTATGCCGATACCCGCTTTGCCGACAATCTGGTGGGCAGCAAGACCGGCGCTCCGCTCGATCCGCAGCTTCGGCTGTTGCCGGGCGACCAGATGTCCAACGCGCCGGAATGGGTGGTGACCAGTTCGGTCGCCTGGACACCTTCGCTTGGCGGCAGCATGCGCGGCCTGGCCTATGTCGATGCGCGGATGACCAGCGACTACAACACCGGCTCCGACCTGTTTCCGCAGAAGGAGCAGGATGGCTTCGTAATCGTCAACGGACGCATCGGCATCAGCGGCGATAACCAGCTCTGGTCGATCGAGCTGTGGGGGCAGAACCTGCTGAACACCAACTATATGCAGGTCGGTTTCAGCTCGCCCTTCCAGGCGGTGAGCACCACGCCGACGCCGGGCTATCCTGGGGGATCGCAGATCTTTTCCGCCTATCTGTCCGAACCGCGCACCTATGGCGTGACGTTGCGCTCGCGGTTCTGAACCGTCGTCCCAATTCCGCATGACGAGGGCCCGCGGCGGGAGCCGCGGGCTTTTCGCCTTCGAGGAACATCCGGGGGTGTTGCTGCGATTATCAAGCCGAAGCGCACCACGCGCAGAGGGAGACGCAGCATATGGCCGAGGACCGGGTCACGATCGACACCAATACCCTGCTGGACAATATCGACGACCGGCAGGTCGACTTCGCCGGCGAGGCCAGTGGCGAACGCTATGACTTCGCGGTCCAGTATGACGTGCTGGAGGCGTTGAGCGCGCGCATCCCATCGGGTGACGCGATCGCCATTTTTCAGCAGTTCACCAACGACATCGAGCATGCGGCAGCACGGGCGCTGGCGCGGTACAACGACACCGGCCGCGTCATCGTCAGCGGGAACGACCTCGAGCAGCCCTGGCCCGCCGAGCGGCCGCACCAGCAGAACTGAGCGATCAGGCGCTCAACAGGCGATCGTCGAACAGGCCGAACATCAGAGTCGAGGCGTAGAAGGCGACCGCCTTCGGCCTCGGCATGGTGCTCGCCCATTTGCGCATGTCGAAGGCGGCATTCTGGAGTGCCATCAATGCCTGGCTGGCGACGAGCGGATCGATCGGGCGGATCGATCCCTCGGCAATGCCGTCCGACAGCATGCCGGCGAAGCGCCGGGCGATGCGGTTCGACCGGTCGATCATCGTCGTTTGCGCCTCGGGTGGAAGCCCCGACAGGGCAGTGGTGCGCAGCAGCGGACCCCGTTCCGAAAACTGATAGTCGAGCAACGTGGTGATCGCGCTTTCGAGGCGTTCCCACTGATTGCCGGCGCGGCTCTCGGCCAGACGCTGCGTCTCGACGATGATGTCGAAGCTGCGCTGGTAGCAGGCGACGACGAGCTCATCCTTGGCATCGAGATGGTGGTAGAAGCTGCCCTTGGTGACGTTGAGCTCCGAGGCGATGCGCTGGACCGAGGCGCCGCGATAGCCGAGTTCGTTGATCAGCCGCGTGGCGGCGAGCAGGAAGGCTTCGCGGCCGGGCTCGGGCTCCTGGTGGACCAGGTCGAGGAGCTGCGGCTCCCAGGGCTGGCCGGGCGCGGCGATGCCATGGCGGAACACTTCCATCAGGCGCGCCTCGACGCGCGGATACTCGTCGAGCTCGTAGCGGTCGATCCAGGCGGGAAGCCAGAAGGTGTTCTCCAGAAGTACGTGGGCGCGGGCGCCGAACAGGTCGGTCTCGGCGCGGTTGCGTCCGGCACCCCAGATGCTGCGCGCCTTGCGGAAGATGTTGCGCCAGCCCGTAAGCAGCCGGCTCTTCAGCGGCTCCTCCATCGCGCGAAGGTCCGAGAGGATGGCGAACGCCTTCTCCTCGCCGCGCCCGATCCGCGCGAGCCGTTCCATGTTGATGTTCAAATACCGGGCGACACGCGCTTGCGGCGTCGGTGCCTCCAGCGCGGCATCGAGCATGGCGTCGAGCCGGG
Encoded here:
- a CDS encoding TetR/AcrR family transcriptional regulator, with amino-acid sequence MSAPETVGPETLGEATGTRRFRARRDAILAAAADAINEQSAKGMTFADVARRVGLNTTSVTYYFKRKEDLAAAAFEHTLARLDAMLDAALEAPTPQARVARYLNINMERLARIGRGEEKAFAILSDLRAMEEPLKSRLLTGWRNIFRKARSIWGAGRNRAETDLFGARAHVLLENTFWLPAWIDRYELDEYPRVEARLMEVFRHGIAAPGQPWEPQLLDLVHQEPEPGREAFLLAATRLINELGYRGASVQRIASELNVTKGSFYHHLDAKDELVVACYQRSFDIIVETQRLAESRAGNQWERLESAITTLLDYQFSERGPLLRTTALSGLPPEAQTTMIDRSNRIARRFAGMLSDGIAEGSIRPIDPLVASQALMALQNAAFDMRKWASTMPRPKAVAFYASTLMFGLFDDRLLSA